TACAGGAGCAGTATTGGCCACGGCATGCACCAACATAGCCGTTGTCCCTCCGCGGGAAAAACCCGGGCCAACCGATTTCGGAGTCTGTACCCATTTCGGACATGGGAAAGGAAGTGTGCCCTACAGTCTGGACTTGATTCGTCTTGCAGGTTTTACTTCCATCCGGGACGAGATATTCTGGGATGCCGTGGAGAAGAAATTAGGTATGTTCAATTTCGACTCGAAGTACGACAAGTATGTAAATGCGGCAGTGGAGCGCGACATTCGTGTGCTGATGCTGTTGGACTACGGAAATCCCGCACCGGGAGAGAAGGTAGCCCATGCCGGTTTCCCCCTCGACGAAAGCGGACGGCGCAGGTTTGCCCGTTACGTAAAAGAAATGGTTACCCGCTACAAAGACAAGATACATTTGTGGGAGTTATGGAACGAACCCTCCGCAGCCATCGGGATCAAACCTGATACAGCCTATTTCGAATTACTGAAAGCTACCTATCCCGTAATTAAGTCTATCCAGCCCGGCAGCGAGTTGATTTGTTCCGGAGGTGCACCTAATCTGGTAGACGGGGCTTTTGTAAAACCGATTGTAAAGAGGGGAGGTGCTCACTTTATGGACGGCTTTGCGATGCACACCTACGTGGCTCCCTACACTCCTGAAGACGGTTATGCCACGATAGGACATGCTTTTCTGGAACAGGTCTCCGTGCAGTCGTTGTGGCCCCATTACAAAAAGATGAGCCAACAGATAACAGCAGAGAAGTCCGCACCCGTAGATGTTTGGATTACAGAAATGGGATGGCATCTTGCCGATCCGTTTACTACTTCGAAGGGTGAAAATATTATGATTGATGATTTGCGCCAGGCCGCGTATGCTACCCGGTTGTTTTTGCTGTCGCGGCGTTATAATGCTACCCGGTGTGTGTACTTATATGATTTCCAGAATGATGGGACGAACCCCAAGGAGCGGGAACACAATTTCGGAACTATCCGCATGGATTATTCGCCTAAAGCGGCGTATGTTGCCTTGGCTGTATTATCTCATCTTTTGGGAGAGAAACCTTTTACCGGAGCGATACAGGATACTCCACAGACAAAAGTATTTTGTTATGGTGAGGGAGAAAACAAAATAATTGCGTTTTGGACGGTAAATCATTATGCAGCCCCGTTGGATAAAAATGCCGGTAACATTACGTTCAATCCGGAAAATAGGAAGGGTAATAGCGTGATGTTGGATCTGGAATGTAAGAAAATAAAGCTGACGAATTGGCAAGGAGAATCCATCATATTAAAATCGAAAGAAGGCAAGTTTACTTTGCCTGTCACAGAAAATCCTTCTTTTGTACAAATGCTTAATTGAATGGTACGATCTTGCCTCCGATGACAATATAGCTGAAGAATGGTCATAACCCTCTTCTGTCATTCCGTGATTGACGCGGGATTTCCAATCGTTAAAGCCGGCTTATACCGATGGGAGATGGCGGATCAAGTCCGTTTTGACAGGGTTGAGTGAAAAGCTGTTTTGGGGTTATTTTGTCAAAGGTAGCTAAATGATACTTAGTTAAAAAGCCATTTATTAATTGAGAATTAAGTGACGTTAATTAAGAAAATCCCCTCATATTAATTGTAAACATTTTTATTTGCACATGGAAACACAAGCCGTATTCAGGAAAAACCAATACCCACGTATTGGAAATCTAATACCAACATGTATTTTCATTTTAATAGAATTTAATTACTTAAGTCTGATAGAATGCAGAAAAATTTAAGAAAAATGTTACGGAAGGCAAGAACAAGCTGCTATATAGCAAGTACCCTGTTCCTTGCCGCACAAATGGAAGCCGGCCCTACACCAGAGATGCCGGATACCATAGATGTCCTTTTCGGAAAACAGAAAAAGGAAATGATAACTTCTTCCGTTTCCACACTATTAGGAGACGAAGTAAAAAATGTGCCTAACCTGAACCGGCGGAATACACTCACCGGTTTACTACCCGGATTAACCATTATGCAAACAAACGGAGAACCCGGGGAAGAAGGGGGAAACCTATTTTTGAGAGGTCAACGCACCTTGGGCAACAACAACCCTTGGGTGCTGGTAGACGGAATACAACGCAGCATGGATATGCTGGAACCTTCCGAAATAAAATCTATTACCATTCTTAAAGACGCAGCAGCAACCGCTATTTACGGACTGCGGGGAAGTAACGGCGTTGTTTTGATTACCACCAAACGAGGCATAAAACAAAAACCTGCCATCCACTTCGATGCCCGTGTAGCCATGCAATCGCCCACCAAACTGCCGGATTTCCTTGACTCCTACAACTATGCTTCCCTCTACAACGAAGCATTGATAAACGACGGTCGCCAGCCCTTTTATAGCCAGGAAACCTTAAACGGCTACAAGGAACATAAAGATATCAACCTGTATCCCGACAACGACTACCTGGACCAGTACCTGAAAGACTACTCCGTCCAGCAGAAGTACAACCTTAGCGTCAAAGGAGGAGGCGACGCCGTGAAATACTACTTCCTGCTAGGCTACACAGGCAACTCCGGAATTTATAAAGTAGACAAAAAGGCAAACACCTATAATACGAATGCCGACATGAAGATGTATTCCGTCCGCTCCAACGTAGATATCCAAGTGAACCGCAACTTTGCCCTTCACCTCAATCTGGCGGGTCGCATGCAAGACCGCACCTATCCCGGACAGAAATCCACCAGCGTAAGCAGCATATTAGGAGCTTTGTACAAACTGCCTCCTAACCTCTTCCCCGAAAGATACATGGGCGAATACACCATCGAAGGAAGCGGCGACAAGGTGCTGAACCCCCTTGCCGGAAACGCCCAATACAGCAACAACCCCTATGGCTTACTGAACCACAGCGGATACTCCGCCTATAAACAAGTCGTAATCAACTCCTCCTTGCTGGGCGATTACAAGCTCGACTTTATCACCAAAGGACTGAAAGCCGTCGCCTCGTTCAGCTACGACCACCAATATGCCAAAAACGCTAACCGATCCAAAACTTTCGAAGTATACGAACTGGTAGACGAAAATACCGTACGTCAACATGGCACACCCGGAAAAATGAACCCCCAATGGGTTCCCCAACTTTACCAGCGACGTATCGATATACAAGCAGGATTGGAATACGAACGTTACTTCGACAAAAACTATGTTGCCGGCATGCTACGCTACAACTATAACCAATACAAAGAAGTAGACAAAAGCAGTCTGCCCAACCTCAATTCCAGTTTAGTGGGCCGATTCTCTTATGCCTACGACAACCGTTATTTGGCAGAATTTTCCTTTGCC
The genomic region above belongs to Parabacteroides pacaensis and contains:
- a CDS encoding cellulase family glycosylhydrolase — encoded protein: MKNRIVISMFLLFLSTLALKAGKLVISGGENYPLIHSGVGKKQLHITVSLDTLCPKAQLHIVIKRNKGEQEVTRIVRSFTGLKQKDITCAVTFPAWGLYDYEVTLKNKATGAVLATACTNIAVVPPREKPGPTDFGVCTHFGHGKGSVPYSLDLIRLAGFTSIRDEIFWDAVEKKLGMFNFDSKYDKYVNAAVERDIRVLMLLDYGNPAPGEKVAHAGFPLDESGRRRFARYVKEMVTRYKDKIHLWELWNEPSAAIGIKPDTAYFELLKATYPVIKSIQPGSELICSGGAPNLVDGAFVKPIVKRGGAHFMDGFAMHTYVAPYTPEDGYATIGHAFLEQVSVQSLWPHYKKMSQQITAEKSAPVDVWITEMGWHLADPFTTSKGENIMIDDLRQAAYATRLFLLSRRYNATRCVYLYDFQNDGTNPKEREHNFGTIRMDYSPKAAYVALAVLSHLLGEKPFTGAIQDTPQTKVFCYGEGENKIIAFWTVNHYAAPLDKNAGNITFNPENRKGNSVMLDLECKKIKLTNWQGESIILKSKEGKFTLPVTENPSFVQMLN
- a CDS encoding SusC/RagA family TonB-linked outer membrane protein, giving the protein MLRKARTSCYIASTLFLAAQMEAGPTPEMPDTIDVLFGKQKKEMITSSVSTLLGDEVKNVPNLNRRNTLTGLLPGLTIMQTNGEPGEEGGNLFLRGQRTLGNNNPWVLVDGIQRSMDMLEPSEIKSITILKDAAATAIYGLRGSNGVVLITTKRGIKQKPAIHFDARVAMQSPTKLPDFLDSYNYASLYNEALINDGRQPFYSQETLNGYKEHKDINLYPDNDYLDQYLKDYSVQQKYNLSVKGGGDAVKYYFLLGYTGNSGIYKVDKKANTYNTNADMKMYSVRSNVDIQVNRNFALHLNLAGRMQDRTYPGQKSTSVSSILGALYKLPPNLFPERYMGEYTIEGSGDKVLNPLAGNAQYSNNPYGLLNHSGYSAYKQVVINSSLLGDYKLDFITKGLKAVASFSYDHQYAKNANRSKTFEVYELVDENTVRQHGTPGKMNPQWVPQLYQRRIDIQAGLEYERYFDKNYVAGMLRYNYNQYKEVDKSSLPNLNSSLVGRFSYAYDNRYLAEFSFAYSGTEQFPEGNRYGFFPAGSIGWNMANEAFIKDNTDLLNLFKVRASYGLTGSDKGIPYFYYMENYAQRASITTGVNGAAPTATAWYKAMIANPDITWEKCAKANIGLDVAMFHNTLDFSIDLFKEHTTDILINSGSVPDMFGGIIPMLNRGIVDNKGLEFSLGYNNRAGDFTYYARFNMAATRNKVVYKDEQYWKEPYRYTTGYPVGEQFGLVAEGLFQSQEEIDRSPSQSFYGTIRPGDIKYKDMNKDGKIDSDDITRIGRNQVPSINYGLSLGFEFKNFDFGILLQGTAQSQAIVTGPLTWEFHNNGKVLKHHLDRWAYYTDPNTGTLVDTRATATYPRLSLSETNNNRQTSTYWQKDLSYLRLKTLELGYSFDDLVKNTFIRNMRVYISGYNLLTFSSLKDVDPEMATNELLYPIQRTFNIGVNLTF